In a single window of the Biomphalaria glabrata chromosome 5, xgBioGlab47.1, whole genome shotgun sequence genome:
- the LOC106065059 gene encoding F-box/WD repeat-containing protein 9-like isoform X1: MHRITVLSLPVMSTKDDNQNKEKLKCNKNFGIHECDASKCHLNNPVENETLEYCPDSNKEEMSELSGDMCSLTLDQLDDDVLFHIATFLEARVVKYALSQVCKRFQEMFDNETYWKMRMTVRFSKKYPAVPCPPNFQWDDACVAREDMHRVWSNIDQSTHNFMYSCNIYGGVDAVHLMQGGEILVAGDRNRSLNLIDLTKYPGNQASEEQIKEMLVHSNKTAHEGWIWSITSVDKKVITGCWDNQIRMFDAEVGCSLASSFKCKAPVLSLYAEDNEIVASCFDKKVYFIDRRTSAVRSRVFHTKPVLCVTGSDHFIISGSEDKSISIFERRAGKIFMMFKLDKYPLCLSYSNNQLWFGDVSGNLHLHDGTEDVFQYIGTYNVGHTEKMTGLITTPGAIFTCSGDKSIKVLDPTREPTSIASINVHKKEIAKIDYKNGVLVSAGGEDCIGVWLPKSFQKESYVLV, from the exons ATGCATAGGATCACAGTTCTCAGTCTTCCGGTTATGTCAACaaaag atgataatcaaaataaagaaaagcttaaatgtaataaaaattttgGAATTCATGAGTGTGATGCCTCTAAATGTCATCTGAACAATCCTGTCGAAAATGAAACTTTAGAATATTGTCCAGACAGTAATAAAGAAGAAATGTCAGAATTATCTGGTGATATgt GTTCTTTAACACTGGACCAGCTGGATGATGATGTTCTCTTCCACATCGCAACATTCCTGGAAGCTAGAGTTGTCAAGTATGCCTTGAGTCAGGTGTGTAAAAGATTCCAGGAAATGTTTGACAATGAAACGTATTGGAAGATGAGAATGACTGTTAGGTTCTCAAAAAAATATCCTGCCGTGCCAT GTCCTCCCAACTTTCAATGGGATGATGCTTGTGTGGCAAGAGAAGATATGCACAGAGTCTGGTCTAACATTGATCAGTCTACTCACAATTTTATGTACTCTTGTAACATTTATGGAGGTGTGGATGCTGTGCATCTTATGCAA GGTGGTGAAATACTTGTAGCTGGTGACCGCAACAGAAGTCTGAATTTGATTGACCTAACCAAGTATCCTGGAAATCAAGCCAGTGAGGAACAAATCAAGGAAATGCTGGTCCATTCGAACAAAACTGCACATGAG GGATGGATTTGGAGCATAACTTCTGTTGATAAAAAGGTAATCACAGGATGCTGGGACAATCAGATAAGAATGTTTGATGCTGAAGTTGGATGCTCATTAGCTTCATCATTTAA ATGTAAAGCACCAGTCTTGTCTTTGTATGCTGAAGATAATGAAATAGTGGCCAGTTGCTTTGATAAAAAAGTGTACTTCATTGATCGACGGACTTCTGCTGTACGCTCGAGGGTATTCCATACTAAACCAGTGCTTTGTGTCACAGGAAGTGATCACTTTATTATCTCTGGCAGTGAGGATAAGTCAATATCAATTTTTGAGCGTAGAGCTGGCAAAATTTTTATGATGTTCAAG TTGGACAAATATCCTCTATGTTTGAGTTACAGTAATAACCAGTTGTGGTTTGGTGATGTATCCGGAAATCTACATCTGCATGATGGCACAGAGGATGTTTTTCAGTACATTGGG ACTTACAATGTGGGACACACAGAAAAAATGACTGGCCTGATCACTACACCTGGTGCCATATTTACCTGTTCAGGGGACAAGTCTATCAAAGTTTTAGATCCAACACGAGAACCCACTAGCATTGCTTCCATTAATGTCcataaaaaagaaattgcaAAA
- the LOC106065059 gene encoding F-box/WD repeat-containing protein 9-like isoform X2 — MHRITVLSLPVMSTKDDNQNKEKLKCNKNFGIHECDASKCHLNNPVENETLEYCPDSNKEEMSELSGSLTLDQLDDDVLFHIATFLEARVVKYALSQVCKRFQEMFDNETYWKMRMTVRFSKKYPAVPCPPNFQWDDACVAREDMHRVWSNIDQSTHNFMYSCNIYGGVDAVHLMQGGEILVAGDRNRSLNLIDLTKYPGNQASEEQIKEMLVHSNKTAHEGWIWSITSVDKKVITGCWDNQIRMFDAEVGCSLASSFKCKAPVLSLYAEDNEIVASCFDKKVYFIDRRTSAVRSRVFHTKPVLCVTGSDHFIISGSEDKSISIFERRAGKIFMMFKLDKYPLCLSYSNNQLWFGDVSGNLHLHDGTEDVFQYIGTYNVGHTEKMTGLITTPGAIFTCSGDKSIKVLDPTREPTSIASINVHKKEIAKIDYKNGVLVSAGGEDCIGVWLPKSFQKESYVLV, encoded by the exons ATGCATAGGATCACAGTTCTCAGTCTTCCGGTTATGTCAACaaaag atgataatcaaaataaagaaaagcttaaatgtaataaaaattttgGAATTCATGAGTGTGATGCCTCTAAATGTCATCTGAACAATCCTGTCGAAAATGAAACTTTAGAATATTGTCCAGACAGTAATAAAGAAGAAATGTCAGAATTATCTG GTTCTTTAACACTGGACCAGCTGGATGATGATGTTCTCTTCCACATCGCAACATTCCTGGAAGCTAGAGTTGTCAAGTATGCCTTGAGTCAGGTGTGTAAAAGATTCCAGGAAATGTTTGACAATGAAACGTATTGGAAGATGAGAATGACTGTTAGGTTCTCAAAAAAATATCCTGCCGTGCCAT GTCCTCCCAACTTTCAATGGGATGATGCTTGTGTGGCAAGAGAAGATATGCACAGAGTCTGGTCTAACATTGATCAGTCTACTCACAATTTTATGTACTCTTGTAACATTTATGGAGGTGTGGATGCTGTGCATCTTATGCAA GGTGGTGAAATACTTGTAGCTGGTGACCGCAACAGAAGTCTGAATTTGATTGACCTAACCAAGTATCCTGGAAATCAAGCCAGTGAGGAACAAATCAAGGAAATGCTGGTCCATTCGAACAAAACTGCACATGAG GGATGGATTTGGAGCATAACTTCTGTTGATAAAAAGGTAATCACAGGATGCTGGGACAATCAGATAAGAATGTTTGATGCTGAAGTTGGATGCTCATTAGCTTCATCATTTAA ATGTAAAGCACCAGTCTTGTCTTTGTATGCTGAAGATAATGAAATAGTGGCCAGTTGCTTTGATAAAAAAGTGTACTTCATTGATCGACGGACTTCTGCTGTACGCTCGAGGGTATTCCATACTAAACCAGTGCTTTGTGTCACAGGAAGTGATCACTTTATTATCTCTGGCAGTGAGGATAAGTCAATATCAATTTTTGAGCGTAGAGCTGGCAAAATTTTTATGATGTTCAAG TTGGACAAATATCCTCTATGTTTGAGTTACAGTAATAACCAGTTGTGGTTTGGTGATGTATCCGGAAATCTACATCTGCATGATGGCACAGAGGATGTTTTTCAGTACATTGGG ACTTACAATGTGGGACACACAGAAAAAATGACTGGCCTGATCACTACACCTGGTGCCATATTTACCTGTTCAGGGGACAAGTCTATCAAAGTTTTAGATCCAACACGAGAACCCACTAGCATTGCTTCCATTAATGTCcataaaaaagaaattgcaAAA
- the LOC106073231 gene encoding uncharacterized protein LOC106073231 isoform X2: protein MSENNGQNNGAPVYKTSSEDQTERPTTKFMDGIGRSLAAVGQLGNQQMQMYRSKLKSKLNKSFSHDHQLEGRYDDAERPSPSKEAKELSAQTVISISNSDDRQRLGSGSLQIEIHDVIRATSPRPSATPSHTRNAVPYQQAMFKPEDLSGQTLNLHQKREFRTADEQKKSLLNTPVGLRPPLSLSEARSESSPESRHDSEACQKQPATNVLVSPCLETKELIFRKPLWHNSESNLQTYRSSSSEDTLHVAVPLFTKDVNQAYKDVYRPSGVPKPPPEAVLPKSTIIVNRFENGSPFLDMSKYKFASTKEKNAAVKKYRMSISPEKSFSPQQVAPVTFTSTTLNNPPYNTFSYLPPTAPHPSSLTMPPPSLSAPPMPVPSYYWAHHQPPATVEIMSGQRMAYPQQVTQNSERGQYRRSYVSRKLSSCFPFLFGAKQFDDSDELQHNSYRPRQESLNNMFHSGRNESIYSVGLHRRNKTGRPNDCNPDDLLFQMVCCCCWPCGLAAKILAALFPRDGGRNSCVGIMARQLSLCALLLGIAVYLVIMIVFVALILVVAVK, encoded by the exons ATGTCTGAAAATAATGGTCAGAACAATGGAGCTCCGGTATACAAAACATCTTCGGAGGACCAAACAGAAAGGCCGACGACTAAATTCATGGATGGAATCGGGCGATCCTTGGCAGCCGTTGGTCAACTGGGCAATCAACAAATGCAAATGTATCGAAGCAAACTCAAATCTAAACTGAACAAAAGCTTTAGCCACGACCACCAGCTTGAAGGCCGATATGACGACGCAGAACGTCCATCACCCTCCAAAGAGGCCAAAGAGCTCTCTGCACAGACTGTGATCTCCATTTCTAATTCTGATGATCGTCAAAGATTGGGTTCAGGTTCACTACAAATAGAAATTCATGATGTTATTCGAGCCACATCCCCTAGGCCATCAGCTACACCATCGCACACCAGAAACGCAGTCCCCTACCAACAGGCAATGTTTAAACCCGAAGACCTCAGCGGACAAACTTTAAACTTACACCAAAAGAGAGAATTTAGGACTGCCGATGAGCAAAAGAAATCTTTATTGAACACACCAGTAGGCCTACGCCCTCCGCTCTCCCTCTCAGAAGCGAGGTCAGAGTCATCACCGGAATCACGACACGATTCCGAAGCGTGCCAGAAGCAACCCGCGACAAACGTTCTTGTTAGCCCATGTCTAGAGACCAAAGAGCTTATCTTCAGGAAGCCTTTGTGGCACAACAGTGAGTCCAATCTGCAGACATATAGATCAAGCTCTTCAGAAGACACGTTACATGTGGCCGTCCCGTTGTTTACAAAGGATGTCAACCAAGCTTACAAAGATGTGTACAGACCTTCCGGTGTGCCCAAACCTCCACCGGAAGCTGTGCTTCCAAAGAGCACCATTATTGTTAACAGGTTTGAAAATGGAAGCCCTTTTCTGGATATGAGTAAATATAAATTTGCATCTACGAAGGAAAAAAATGCTGCTGTAAAGAAGTATCGAATGAGCATTAGTCCAGAAAAGTCTTTCTCTCCTCAGCAGGTGGCCCCTGTAACCTTTACTAGCACCACTCTGAACAACCCTCCATATAACACATTTTCTTATCTACCACCTACCGCGCCGCATCCCTCTTCATTGACCATGCCGCCACCATCGTTATCAGCCCCACCAATGCCAGTGCCCAGCTATTACTGGGCACATCACCAGCCTCCAGCCACTGTTGAGATCATGAGTGGACAGCGCATGGCGTATCCTCAACAAGTTACCCAGAATTCAGAGCGTGGTCAGTATAG ACGATCTTATGTGTCCAGAAAATTATCTTCCTGCTTCCCGTTTCTGTTTGGAGCTAAACAGTTTGATGACAGCGATGAGTTGCAGCATAATTCTTACAGACCACGCCAAGAGTCTCTCAATAACATGTTCCATAGCGGACGTAATGAGTCAATATATTCGGTAGGGCTACATAGA AGAAACAAAACTGGTAGGCCTAATGATTGCAATCCGGACGACCTACTTTTTCAGATGGTCTGCTGCTGTTGCTGGCCTTGTGGTTTAGCCGCCAAAATCCTAGCAGCATTG tttcctAGAGACGGCGGTCGCAATTCCTGCGTTGGTATAATGGCTAGACAATTGTCTCTCTGCGCCTTGTTGTTGGGTATAGCTGTCTACTTAGTTATAATGATTGTATTTGTTGCATTGATACTAGTAGTTGCAGTGAAATAA
- the LOC106073231 gene encoding uncharacterized protein LOC106073231 isoform X3: MSENNGQNNGAPVYKTSSEDQTERPTTKFMDGIGRSLAAVGQLGNQQMQMYRSKLKSKLNKSFSHDHQLEGRYDDAERPSPSKEAKELSAQTVISISNSDDRQRLGSGSLQIEIHDVIRATSPRPSATPSHTRNAVPYQQAMFKPEDLSGQTLNLHQKREFRTADEQKKSLLNTPVGLRPPLSLSEARSESSPESRHDSEACQKQPATNVLVSPCLETKELIFRKPLWHNSESNLQTYRSSSSEDTLHVAVPLFTKDVNQAYKDVYRPSGVPKPPPEAVLPKSTIIVNRFENGSPFLDMSKYKFASTKEKNAAVKKYRMSISPEKSFSPQQVAPVTFTSTTLNNPPYNTFSYLPPTAPHPSSLTMPPPSLSAPPMPVPSYYWAHHQPPATVEIMSGQRMAYPQQVTQNSERGQYRRSYVSRKLSSCFPFLFGAKQFDDSDELQHNSYRPRQESLNNMFHSGRNESIYSRNKTGRPNDCNPDDLLFQMVCCCCWPCGLAAKILAALFPRDGGRNSCVGIMARQLSLCALLLGIAVYLVIMIVFVALILVVAVK, translated from the exons ATGTCTGAAAATAATGGTCAGAACAATGGAGCTCCGGTATACAAAACATCTTCGGAGGACCAAACAGAAAGGCCGACGACTAAATTCATGGATGGAATCGGGCGATCCTTGGCAGCCGTTGGTCAACTGGGCAATCAACAAATGCAAATGTATCGAAGCAAACTCAAATCTAAACTGAACAAAAGCTTTAGCCACGACCACCAGCTTGAAGGCCGATATGACGACGCAGAACGTCCATCACCCTCCAAAGAGGCCAAAGAGCTCTCTGCACAGACTGTGATCTCCATTTCTAATTCTGATGATCGTCAAAGATTGGGTTCAGGTTCACTACAAATAGAAATTCATGATGTTATTCGAGCCACATCCCCTAGGCCATCAGCTACACCATCGCACACCAGAAACGCAGTCCCCTACCAACAGGCAATGTTTAAACCCGAAGACCTCAGCGGACAAACTTTAAACTTACACCAAAAGAGAGAATTTAGGACTGCCGATGAGCAAAAGAAATCTTTATTGAACACACCAGTAGGCCTACGCCCTCCGCTCTCCCTCTCAGAAGCGAGGTCAGAGTCATCACCGGAATCACGACACGATTCCGAAGCGTGCCAGAAGCAACCCGCGACAAACGTTCTTGTTAGCCCATGTCTAGAGACCAAAGAGCTTATCTTCAGGAAGCCTTTGTGGCACAACAGTGAGTCCAATCTGCAGACATATAGATCAAGCTCTTCAGAAGACACGTTACATGTGGCCGTCCCGTTGTTTACAAAGGATGTCAACCAAGCTTACAAAGATGTGTACAGACCTTCCGGTGTGCCCAAACCTCCACCGGAAGCTGTGCTTCCAAAGAGCACCATTATTGTTAACAGGTTTGAAAATGGAAGCCCTTTTCTGGATATGAGTAAATATAAATTTGCATCTACGAAGGAAAAAAATGCTGCTGTAAAGAAGTATCGAATGAGCATTAGTCCAGAAAAGTCTTTCTCTCCTCAGCAGGTGGCCCCTGTAACCTTTACTAGCACCACTCTGAACAACCCTCCATATAACACATTTTCTTATCTACCACCTACCGCGCCGCATCCCTCTTCATTGACCATGCCGCCACCATCGTTATCAGCCCCACCAATGCCAGTGCCCAGCTATTACTGGGCACATCACCAGCCTCCAGCCACTGTTGAGATCATGAGTGGACAGCGCATGGCGTATCCTCAACAAGTTACCCAGAATTCAGAGCGTGGTCAGTATAG ACGATCTTATGTGTCCAGAAAATTATCTTCCTGCTTCCCGTTTCTGTTTGGAGCTAAACAGTTTGATGACAGCGATGAGTTGCAGCATAATTCTTACAGACCACGCCAAGAGTCTCTCAATAACATGTTCCATAGCGGACGTAATGAGTCAATATATTCG AGAAACAAAACTGGTAGGCCTAATGATTGCAATCCGGACGACCTACTTTTTCAGATGGTCTGCTGCTGTTGCTGGCCTTGTGGTTTAGCCGCCAAAATCCTAGCAGCATTG tttcctAGAGACGGCGGTCGCAATTCCTGCGTTGGTATAATGGCTAGACAATTGTCTCTCTGCGCCTTGTTGTTGGGTATAGCTGTCTACTTAGTTATAATGATTGTATTTGTTGCATTGATACTAGTAGTTGCAGTGAAATAA
- the LOC106073231 gene encoding uncharacterized protein LOC106073231 isoform X1: MSENNGQNNGAPVYKTSSEDQTERPTTKFMDGIGRSLAAVGQLGNQQMQMYRSKLKSKLNKSFSHDHQLEGRYDDAERPSPSKEAKELSAQTVISISNSDDRQRLGSGSLQIEIHDVIRATSPRPSATPSHTRNAVPYQQAMFKPEDLSGQTLNLHQKREFRTADEQKKSLLNTPVGLRPPLSLSEARSESSPESRHDSEACQKQPATNVLVSPCLETKELIFRKPLWHNSESNLQTYRSSSSEDTLHVAVPLFTKDVNQAYKDVYRPSGVPKPPPEAVLPKSTIIVNRFENGSPFLDMSKYKFASTKEKNAAVKKYRMSISPEKSFSPQQVAPVTFTSTTLNNPPYNTFSYLPPTAPHPSSLTMPPPSLSAPPMPVPSYYWAHHQPPATVEIMSGQRMAYPQQVTQNSERGQYRRSYVSRKLSSCFPFLFGAKQFDDSDELQHNSYRPRQESLNNMFHSGRNESIYSIYIIFQRNKTGRPNDCNPDDLLFQMVCCCCWPCGLAAKILAALFPRDGGRNSCVGIMARQLSLCALLLGIAVYLVIMIVFVALILVVAVK; encoded by the exons ATGTCTGAAAATAATGGTCAGAACAATGGAGCTCCGGTATACAAAACATCTTCGGAGGACCAAACAGAAAGGCCGACGACTAAATTCATGGATGGAATCGGGCGATCCTTGGCAGCCGTTGGTCAACTGGGCAATCAACAAATGCAAATGTATCGAAGCAAACTCAAATCTAAACTGAACAAAAGCTTTAGCCACGACCACCAGCTTGAAGGCCGATATGACGACGCAGAACGTCCATCACCCTCCAAAGAGGCCAAAGAGCTCTCTGCACAGACTGTGATCTCCATTTCTAATTCTGATGATCGTCAAAGATTGGGTTCAGGTTCACTACAAATAGAAATTCATGATGTTATTCGAGCCACATCCCCTAGGCCATCAGCTACACCATCGCACACCAGAAACGCAGTCCCCTACCAACAGGCAATGTTTAAACCCGAAGACCTCAGCGGACAAACTTTAAACTTACACCAAAAGAGAGAATTTAGGACTGCCGATGAGCAAAAGAAATCTTTATTGAACACACCAGTAGGCCTACGCCCTCCGCTCTCCCTCTCAGAAGCGAGGTCAGAGTCATCACCGGAATCACGACACGATTCCGAAGCGTGCCAGAAGCAACCCGCGACAAACGTTCTTGTTAGCCCATGTCTAGAGACCAAAGAGCTTATCTTCAGGAAGCCTTTGTGGCACAACAGTGAGTCCAATCTGCAGACATATAGATCAAGCTCTTCAGAAGACACGTTACATGTGGCCGTCCCGTTGTTTACAAAGGATGTCAACCAAGCTTACAAAGATGTGTACAGACCTTCCGGTGTGCCCAAACCTCCACCGGAAGCTGTGCTTCCAAAGAGCACCATTATTGTTAACAGGTTTGAAAATGGAAGCCCTTTTCTGGATATGAGTAAATATAAATTTGCATCTACGAAGGAAAAAAATGCTGCTGTAAAGAAGTATCGAATGAGCATTAGTCCAGAAAAGTCTTTCTCTCCTCAGCAGGTGGCCCCTGTAACCTTTACTAGCACCACTCTGAACAACCCTCCATATAACACATTTTCTTATCTACCACCTACCGCGCCGCATCCCTCTTCATTGACCATGCCGCCACCATCGTTATCAGCCCCACCAATGCCAGTGCCCAGCTATTACTGGGCACATCACCAGCCTCCAGCCACTGTTGAGATCATGAGTGGACAGCGCATGGCGTATCCTCAACAAGTTACCCAGAATTCAGAGCGTGGTCAGTATAG ACGATCTTATGTGTCCAGAAAATTATCTTCCTGCTTCCCGTTTCTGTTTGGAGCTAAACAGTTTGATGACAGCGATGAGTTGCAGCATAATTCTTACAGACCACGCCAAGAGTCTCTCAATAACATGTTCCATAGCGGACGTAATGAGTCAATATATTCG atctatatcatttttCAGAGAAACAAAACTGGTAGGCCTAATGATTGCAATCCGGACGACCTACTTTTTCAGATGGTCTGCTGCTGTTGCTGGCCTTGTGGTTTAGCCGCCAAAATCCTAGCAGCATTG tttcctAGAGACGGCGGTCGCAATTCCTGCGTTGGTATAATGGCTAGACAATTGTCTCTCTGCGCCTTGTTGTTGGGTATAGCTGTCTACTTAGTTATAATGATTGTATTTGTTGCATTGATACTAGTAGTTGCAGTGAAATAA
- the LOC106073233 gene encoding uncharacterized protein LOC106073233 — MFLDVIKNAFGCRRKSWLYKLLPAFLQVFLVITIWHFLKSRDSHESRNVRTTSDDGGKTAPLCSPGEYATGNKLSLGSLVAIEDEGFILRDPMQPLFLNVEIFVRDSELGTLILYPAGTPVIISRTKDSDEKVGDELVFFDDNNEEGLKGGMEEERLYAKDTSKTANQFVEDIQKDSYLVNNRLEESQVEQAQDKPNINGMLVADEMLRVRPEDQKGQQEILEALEEHDDAKEPGDTDGLQEREHAIPMYEAVNEQNQEQAFLKPSSFPIYKKKHFAQVNDQGKLLQPKKATLKSAVFDQMRNNKFIADSSTTKFSSHTFPSVTQTSKLPDTGAQGQWKAQTNNAEQSQFSAGYEDRIKKFKYEYFGRYVDASHRTGNIAIPYVLINPQRCGFPEAIDILYIINSLPQNSEQRQRIRDTFSASKFFQPRVIAYVFLLGISKIPGLQTKLKQENLMYGDVVQGDFQDTPGNASLKGLMGLRWVLQYCPQVDFVMKIDDEVFVDSDKLLNGLLPVVRKTVPQRSVLCAFNSQGPIPRVGSNSFTFDMFPNRTLLRPYCKGYAVIISRSLIQSLVEAAKHVPLLHVDDFYLYGVLPFIVGGVDVYDLGNKRAFHDFGVEAVSCYENMGDKCPYVASKAFSDRFTSLWDMLQARMSRSGGKWNSKLSLWNIPSFKRNF, encoded by the coding sequence ATGTTTCTGGATGTTATTAAAAACGCATTTGGCTGTCGACGTAAGTCTTggttatataaattattgcCAGCGTTTTTACAAGTTTTTCTGGTCATTACAATCTGGCACTTTCTAAAATCTCGAGATTCACACGAGTCACGAAATGTGCGCACCACCAGTGACGACGGTGGTAAAACTGCACCCCTTTGCTCGCCAGGTGAGTACGCCACTGGAAACAAGCTCAGCCTCGGCTCTCTCGTAGCAATAGAAGATGAGGGGTTTATTTTACGAGATCCCATGCAACCACTTTTCTTGAACGTAGAGATTTTCGTCAGGGATTCGGAACTAGGTACCCTGATACTTTACCCTGCCGGAACCCCTGTCATTATCAGCAGGACTAAAGACAGTGATGAAAAAGTGGGCGATGAACTAGTATTTTTTGATGACAATAATGAAGAAGGACTTAAAGGCGGCATGGAAGAAGAAAGACTGTATGCTAAAGATACTAGCAAGACAGCCAATCAATTTGTCGAAGACATTCAAAAAGACAGCTATCTCGTTAATAATCGCCTGGAAGAATCTCAGGTAGAGCAAGCGCAAGACAAACCAAACATTAACGGGATGTTGGTGGCGGACGAGATGCTTCGTGTCAGACCTGAAGACCAGAAAGGCCAACAGGAGATTCTTGAAGCCTTGGAAGAACACGACGATGCTAAGGAGCCCGGTGACACAGATGGTCTTCAGGAACGAGAGCACGCCATCCCAATGTACGAAGCAGTTAATGAACAAAATCAGGAGCAAGCGTTTTTAAAGCCATCAAGCTTTCCTatttacaagaaaaaacatttcgcCCAAGTTAATGACCAGGGAAAACTGTTGCAACCGAAGAAAGCAACATTAAAATCAGCTGTGTTTGACCAGATGCGAAACAATAAATTTATTGCTGATAGTTCTACAACTAAATTTTCCAGTCACACTTTCCCTTCAGTAACACAGACTTCTAAGCTTCCAGATACTGGTGCACAAGGTCAATGGAAAGCACAAACCAATAATGCTGAGCAAAGTCAGTTTTCTGCTGGATATGAAGATcgtattaaaaagtttaaatacgAATATTTTGGCCGTTACGTAGATGCATCCCACAGAACTGGTAATATTGCTATTCCATACGTCCTTATAAACCCTCAACGTTGTGGGTTTCCCGAAGCAATAGACATACTGTACATCATCAACTCCTTACCTCAGAACTCCGAGCAGCGTCAGAGAATACGTGACACTTTTTCAGCCTCCAAATTTTTTCAGCCTCGCGTTATAGCCTATGTGTTTTTGCTTGGCATTTCAAAGATCCCTGGTTTACAAACAAAGCTAAAGCAAGAAAATCTCATGTACGGAGACGTGGTCCAGGGTGATTTTCAGGACACTCCAGGGAACGCATCATTGAAAGGACTTATGGGGCTACGCTGGGTTTTACAGTATTGCCCCCAAGTTGACTTTGTTATGAAAATTGATGACGAGGTTTTTGTTGACTCGGACAAATTGTTGAATGGGTTGTTACCAGTTGTGAGGAAAACAGTCCCACAACGCTCAGTGCTCTGTGCCTTCAATTCGCAGGGACCCATCCCCCGAGTTGGATCTAATTCATTCACATTTGATATGTTCCCAAACCGAACATTACTGAGGCCCTACTGCAAGGGCTATGCTGTAATTATTTCACGTTCCTTGATTCAAAGCCTCGTTGAGGCTGCAAAGCATGTACCACTATTGCACGTCGATGACTTCTATCTGTACGGCGTGCTCCCATTTATCGTCGGTGGAGTGGACGTCTACGACCTCGGGAACAAGAGAGCGTTTCACGACTTCGGCGTTGAGGCTGTCAGTTGCTATGAGAACATGGGAGACAAATGTCCCTATGTGGCTTCCAAAGCGTTCAGTGATCGTTTCACGTCACTGTGGGACATGTTGCAAGCCAGAATGTCACGCTCTGGTGGAAAGTGGAATTCAAAACTTTCTTTATGGAATATTCCGAGTTTTAAGAGAAATTTTTGA